From a single Sorghum bicolor cultivar BTx623 chromosome 5, Sorghum_bicolor_NCBIv3, whole genome shotgun sequence genomic region:
- the LOC8071589 gene encoding cysteine-rich receptor-like protein kinase 25 isoform X1: MGLESSQLPLSYPDPIRLDHIQSQSVVAPPPQSCQQSKPVHLVLRSRSPQVGSLKFPAPGMASKSSFLNTLPTNSPAQFLNGITDGFSDAQKLGEGAFGTVYKGILQDGEPIAVKKLADNAPVAPEKQFKIGVGNLMAMQHPNIVRLLGSCREPQKKVIEHSGRYIMVDVVESLLYYEYIPNGNLDKYISDTSLRPDWKTCFEIIKGICQGLLYLHKKMDRPIVHLDLHPTNILLDENMVPKITDFGLSRLFGEEQTRINTINVVGKKGYMAPEYLYRGEISTRSDIYSLGVVIMEFTTGEKSCSSDKDMSARDFVDKVCETWTDEHIASKHSALDAGSLQEVRTCIKIGLKCVDIDQNKRPSIVEIVDELNGRRAH, from the exons ATGGGTCTAGAGTCAAGTCAACTCCCTCTCTCTTATCCAGATCCCATCAGGCTGGATCATATACAATCTCAAAGCGTAGTAGCACCCCCCCCCCAATCTTGCCAGCAATCAAAGCCCGTTCATCTGGTTCTTCGATCTCGATCTCCCCAGGTTGGATCCCTCAAGTTCCCTGCTCCAG GAATGGCCAGCAAGTCGAGTTTTTTGAACACCTTGCCGACTAACTCACCAGCACAGTTTCTGAATGGTATCACGGATGGGTTCTCTGATGCGCAAAAGCTTGGTGAAGGTGCATTTGGAACTGTTTATAAG GGCATTCTGCAAGATGGGGAGCCAATTGCTGTGAAGAAGCTTGCAGATAACGCCCCAGTGGCACCTGAGAAACAGTTCAAGATTGGGGTTGGGAATCTTATGGCCATGCAGCATCCGAATATAGTGAGGTTACTCGGCTCCTGCCGTGAACCGCAGAAGAAAGTGATCGAGCATAGTGGAAGATACATTATGGTAGATGTGGTTGAGAGCTTACTCTACTATGAATATATTCCTAACGGAAACCTTGACAAGTATATTTCCG ATACATCTTTAAGACCTGATTGGAAGACATGCTTTGAGATAATCAAAGGCATCTGCCAGGGCTTACTCTATCTACATAAGAAAATGGATAGACCAATTGTTCATTTGGATCTTCATCCTACCAACATATTGTTGGATGAGAACATGGTGCCAAAAATCACGGATTTCGGCCTATCAAGACTCTTCGGAGAAGAACAAACCCGAATAAACACAATAAATGTCGTGGGAAAAAA AGGGTACATGGCTCCAGAATATCTATATAGGGGTGAAATTTCAACGCGGTCAGATATATATAGCTTAGGTGTAGTAATCATGGAGTTCACAACAGGCGAGAAGAGTTGTTCAAGCGACAAAGATATGTCTGCAAGGGACTTTGTGGATAAG GTGTGTGAAACGTGGACAGATGAGCATATTGCATCCAAGCACTCAGCACTAGATGCAGGAAGCCTCCAGGAGGTAAGAACATGCATTAAAATTGGGCTAAAATGTGTGGATATTGATCAGAACAAGAGACCTTCTATAGTTGAAATTGTTGACGAGCTCAATGGAAGGCGTGCTCACTGA
- the LOC8071589 gene encoding cysteine-rich receptor-like protein kinase 25 isoform X2 yields the protein MASKSSFLNTLPTNSPAQFLNGITDGFSDAQKLGEGAFGTVYKGILQDGEPIAVKKLADNAPVAPEKQFKIGVGNLMAMQHPNIVRLLGSCREPQKKVIEHSGRYIMVDVVESLLYYEYIPNGNLDKYISDTSLRPDWKTCFEIIKGICQGLLYLHKKMDRPIVHLDLHPTNILLDENMVPKITDFGLSRLFGEEQTRINTINVVGKKGYMAPEYLYRGEISTRSDIYSLGVVIMEFTTGEKSCSSDKDMSARDFVDKVCETWTDEHIASKHSALDAGSLQEVRTCIKIGLKCVDIDQNKRPSIVEIVDELNGRRAH from the exons ATGGCCAGCAAGTCGAGTTTTTTGAACACCTTGCCGACTAACTCACCAGCACAGTTTCTGAATGGTATCACGGATGGGTTCTCTGATGCGCAAAAGCTTGGTGAAGGTGCATTTGGAACTGTTTATAAG GGCATTCTGCAAGATGGGGAGCCAATTGCTGTGAAGAAGCTTGCAGATAACGCCCCAGTGGCACCTGAGAAACAGTTCAAGATTGGGGTTGGGAATCTTATGGCCATGCAGCATCCGAATATAGTGAGGTTACTCGGCTCCTGCCGTGAACCGCAGAAGAAAGTGATCGAGCATAGTGGAAGATACATTATGGTAGATGTGGTTGAGAGCTTACTCTACTATGAATATATTCCTAACGGAAACCTTGACAAGTATATTTCCG ATACATCTTTAAGACCTGATTGGAAGACATGCTTTGAGATAATCAAAGGCATCTGCCAGGGCTTACTCTATCTACATAAGAAAATGGATAGACCAATTGTTCATTTGGATCTTCATCCTACCAACATATTGTTGGATGAGAACATGGTGCCAAAAATCACGGATTTCGGCCTATCAAGACTCTTCGGAGAAGAACAAACCCGAATAAACACAATAAATGTCGTGGGAAAAAA AGGGTACATGGCTCCAGAATATCTATATAGGGGTGAAATTTCAACGCGGTCAGATATATATAGCTTAGGTGTAGTAATCATGGAGTTCACAACAGGCGAGAAGAGTTGTTCAAGCGACAAAGATATGTCTGCAAGGGACTTTGTGGATAAG GTGTGTGAAACGTGGACAGATGAGCATATTGCATCCAAGCACTCAGCACTAGATGCAGGAAGCCTCCAGGAGGTAAGAACATGCATTAAAATTGGGCTAAAATGTGTGGATATTGATCAGAACAAGAGACCTTCTATAGTTGAAATTGTTGACGAGCTCAATGGAAGGCGTGCTCACTGA